Proteins from a single region of Streptomyces spinoverrucosus:
- the dusB gene encoding tRNA dihydrouridine synthase DusB: protein MPTPLQIGPHTVQPPVVLAPMAGITNAPFRTLCREFSGGKGLFVSEMITTRALVERNEKTMQLVHFDATEKPRSIQLYGVDPATVGKAVRMIAEEDLADHIDLNFGCPVPKVTRKGGGSALPYKRHLLRAILREAVTGAGDLPVTMKMRKGIDDDHITYLDAGRIAVEEGVTAIALHGRTAAQHYGGTADWDAIARLKEHVPEIPVLGNGDIWSAEDAVRMVKETGCDGVVVGRGCLGRPWLFADLVAAFEGRDQDIARPTLREVADVMVRHATLLGEWIGDESRGVIDFRKHVAWYLKGFAVGSEMRKRLAITSSLEELRAGLDELDLDQPWPAGADGPRGRTSGNNRVVLPDGWLKDPYDCAGISEDAELDTSGG from the coding sequence ATGCCCACGCCCCTGCAGATCGGTCCGCACACCGTCCAGCCGCCCGTCGTCCTGGCCCCCATGGCCGGGATCACCAACGCGCCCTTCCGCACCCTGTGCCGGGAGTTCAGCGGTGGCAAGGGCCTGTTCGTGAGCGAGATGATCACGACCCGGGCGCTGGTCGAGCGCAACGAGAAGACGATGCAGCTGGTCCACTTCGACGCGACCGAGAAGCCGCGTTCGATCCAGCTGTACGGCGTGGACCCGGCGACCGTCGGCAAGGCCGTCCGCATGATCGCGGAGGAGGACCTGGCCGACCACATCGACCTGAACTTCGGCTGCCCGGTGCCCAAGGTGACCCGCAAGGGCGGCGGCTCCGCGCTGCCGTACAAGCGGCACCTGCTGCGCGCGATCCTCCGGGAAGCGGTCACCGGGGCCGGGGACCTGCCCGTCACCATGAAGATGCGCAAGGGCATCGACGACGACCACATCACCTACCTCGACGCCGGCCGGATCGCCGTCGAGGAGGGCGTCACCGCCATCGCCCTGCACGGCCGTACCGCCGCCCAGCACTACGGCGGCACCGCCGACTGGGACGCCATCGCCCGGCTGAAGGAGCATGTGCCGGAGATCCCCGTGCTCGGCAACGGCGACATCTGGTCGGCCGAGGACGCGGTGCGGATGGTGAAGGAGACCGGCTGCGACGGGGTCGTGGTCGGGCGCGGCTGCCTGGGGCGGCCGTGGCTGTTCGCCGATCTGGTGGCCGCCTTCGAGGGGCGTGACCAGGACATCGCACGGCCCACCCTCCGCGAGGTCGCCGACGTCATGGTCCGGCACGCCACCCTGCTCGGTGAGTGGATCGGCGACGAGTCGCGCGGTGTCATCGACTTCCGCAAGCACGTCGCCTGGTATCTGAAGGGCTTCGCCGTCGGCTCCGAGATGCGCAAGCGGCTCGCTATCACGTCCTCGCTCGAAGAACTCCGCGCCGGACTGGACGAGCTGGACCTCGACCAGCCCTGGCCGGCCGGCGCCGACGGGCCCCGCGGCCGGACGTCCGGCAACAACCGGGTCGTCCTGCCGGACGGCTGGCTGAAGGACCCCTACGACTGCGCGGGCATCAGCGAGGACGCCGAGCTGGACACCTCCGGCGGCTGA
- the ppdK gene encoding pyruvate, phosphate dikinase has product MSENKDPQVAGSGKSVEGVKFVYDFTEGNKDLKDLLGGKGANLAEMTNLGLPVPPGFTITTEACKVYLDSGEEPAALRDEVSAHLDALEQKMGKKLGQADDPLLVSVRSGAKFSMPGMMDTVLNIGLSDKSVQGLAKQAGDDRFAWDSYRRLIQMFGKTVLGVDGDLFEEALEKAKEAKKVTVDTELEAADLKKLVTAFKKIVKKEAGRDFPQDPREQMDLAIKAVFDSWNGDRAKLYRRQERIPGDLGTAVNVCSMVFGNLGPDSGTGVAFTRDPASGHQGVYGDYLQNAQGEDVVAGIRNTVPLAELESIDKKSYDQLMQIMETLENHYKDLCDIEFTIERGQLWMLQTRVGKRTAGAAFRIATQLVDQGLIDEAEALQRVTGAQLAQLMFPKFDEEAKVEQVGRGIAASPGAAVGKAVFDSYTAVKWSRSGEKVILVRRETNPDDLDGMIAAEGILTSRGGKTSHAAVVARGMGKTCVCGAEELEVDTKRRRMTVPGGHVVEEGDLISIDGSSGKVYLGEVPVVPSPVVEYFEGRMHAGAQDADELVEAVHRIMAFADRKRRLRVRANADNAEDALRARRFGAQGIGLCRTEHMFLGDRRELVERLILADTADEREESLKALLPLQKQDFVELFSAMDGLPVTIRLLDPPLHEFLPDITELSVRVALAESRQEPHENELRLLQAVHRLHEQNPMLGLRGVRLGLVIPGLFTMQVRAIAEAAAERKNAKGDPRAEIMIPLVGTVQELEIVREEADAVVAEVEAATGTSLKLSIGTMIELPRAALTAGQIAEAAEFFSFGTNDLTQTVWGFSRDDVEASFFTAYLEKGIFGVSPFETIDKDGVGSLVAAAAKAGRETRPDLKLGVCGEHGGDPESVHFFHEVGLDYVSCSPFRIPVARLEAGRAASQSAGSDHR; this is encoded by the coding sequence GTGTCGGAAAACAAAGATCCCCAGGTAGCCGGATCCGGCAAGAGCGTTGAGGGCGTGAAGTTCGTTTACGACTTCACCGAGGGCAACAAGGACCTCAAGGACCTCCTCGGTGGCAAGGGCGCGAACCTCGCCGAGATGACCAACCTGGGCCTTCCCGTCCCTCCGGGCTTCACCATCACCACCGAGGCCTGCAAGGTCTACCTCGACAGTGGTGAGGAGCCCGCGGCACTGCGTGACGAGGTGAGTGCGCACCTCGACGCGCTGGAGCAGAAGATGGGCAAGAAGCTCGGTCAGGCCGACGACCCCCTCCTCGTGTCGGTCCGCTCGGGCGCCAAGTTCTCCATGCCCGGCATGATGGACACCGTCCTCAACATCGGTCTCTCGGACAAGTCCGTGCAGGGCCTGGCCAAGCAGGCCGGCGACGACCGGTTCGCCTGGGACTCGTACCGCCGCCTCATCCAGATGTTCGGCAAGACCGTCCTCGGCGTCGACGGCGACCTCTTCGAGGAGGCGCTGGAGAAGGCCAAGGAGGCCAAGAAGGTCACGGTCGACACCGAGCTGGAGGCCGCCGACCTGAAGAAGCTGGTCACCGCCTTCAAGAAGATCGTCAAGAAGGAGGCCGGCCGGGACTTCCCGCAGGACCCGCGCGAGCAGATGGACCTCGCCATCAAGGCGGTCTTCGACTCCTGGAACGGCGACCGCGCCAAGCTGTACCGCCGCCAGGAGCGCATCCCCGGCGATCTGGGTACGGCCGTCAACGTCTGCTCGATGGTCTTCGGCAACCTCGGCCCCGACTCCGGCACGGGCGTCGCCTTCACCCGCGACCCCGCCTCCGGCCACCAGGGCGTCTACGGCGACTACCTCCAGAACGCCCAGGGCGAGGACGTCGTCGCGGGCATCCGCAACACGGTCCCGCTGGCGGAGCTGGAGTCGATCGACAAGAAGTCGTACGACCAGCTGATGCAGATCATGGAGACGCTGGAGAACCACTACAAGGATCTCTGCGACATCGAGTTCACCATCGAGCGCGGCCAGCTCTGGATGCTCCAGACCCGCGTCGGCAAGCGCACCGCGGGCGCGGCCTTCCGTATCGCCACGCAGCTCGTCGACCAGGGCCTGATCGACGAGGCCGAGGCCCTGCAGCGCGTGACCGGCGCCCAGCTCGCCCAGCTGATGTTCCCGAAGTTCGACGAGGAGGCGAAGGTCGAGCAGGTCGGCCGGGGCATCGCGGCGTCGCCGGGTGCGGCGGTCGGCAAGGCGGTCTTCGACTCGTACACCGCGGTGAAGTGGTCGCGTTCGGGCGAGAAGGTGATTCTCGTACGGCGTGAGACCAACCCCGACGACCTGGACGGCATGATCGCGGCCGAGGGCATCCTGACCTCGCGCGGCGGCAAGACCTCGCACGCGGCCGTCGTCGCGCGCGGCATGGGCAAGACCTGTGTCTGCGGTGCCGAGGAGCTGGAGGTCGACACCAAGCGCCGCCGGATGACCGTGCCGGGCGGGCATGTGGTGGAGGAGGGCGACCTGATCTCGATCGACGGGTCGTCCGGCAAGGTCTACCTGGGCGAGGTCCCGGTCGTCCCGTCTCCCGTCGTCGAGTACTTCGAGGGTCGGATGCACGCGGGCGCCCAGGACGCCGACGAACTGGTCGAGGCCGTGCACCGGATCATGGCGTTCGCCGACCGCAAGCGCCGGCTGCGGGTGCGCGCCAACGCGGACAACGCCGAGGACGCGCTGCGCGCCCGTCGCTTCGGCGCGCAGGGCATCGGGCTGTGCCGTACGGAGCACATGTTCCTCGGTGACCGCCGTGAGCTGGTCGAGCGCCTCATCCTGGCGGACACGGCGGACGAGCGCGAGGAGAGCCTGAAGGCGCTGCTCCCGCTCCAGAAGCAGGACTTCGTGGAGCTGTTCTCGGCGATGGACGGCCTGCCGGTGACGATCCGTCTGCTGGACCCGCCGCTGCACGAGTTCCTCCCCGACATCACGGAACTCTCGGTCCGCGTCGCGCTGGCGGAGTCCCGCCAGGAGCCGCACGAGAACGAACTGCGTCTGCTCCAGGCGGTGCACCGGCTGCACGAGCAGAACCCGATGCTGGGCCTGCGCGGCGTGCGCCTGGGCCTGGTGATCCCGGGCCTGTTCACGATGCAGGTCCGCGCGATCGCCGAGGCCGCCGCCGAGCGCAAGAACGCCAAGGGCGACCCGCGCGCCGAGATCATGATCCCGCTCGTCGGCACGGTCCAGGAGCTGGAAATCGTCCGCGAGGAGGCCGACGCGGTGGTCGCGGAGGTCGAGGCCGCGACCGGTACGTCGCTCAAGCTGTCGATCGGCACGATGATCGAGCTCCCGCGCGCCGCGCTGACCGCCGGTCAGATCGCCGAGGCCGCCGAGTTCTTCTCCTTCGGCACGAACGACCTCACGCAGACGGTGTGGGGCTTCAGCCGGGACGACGTGGAGGCCTCGTTCTTCACGGCGTACCTGGAGAAGGGCATCTTCGGCGTCTCCCCGTTCGAGACGATCGACAAGGACGGCGTCGGCTCGCTGGTCGCCGCGGCGGCGAAGGCGGGCCGCGAGACCCGCCCCGACCTGAAGCTCGGCGTCTGCGGCGAGCACGGCGGTGACCCGGAGTCCGTCCACTTCTTCCACGAGGTGGGGCTGGACTACGTCTCCTGCTCGCCGTTCCGGATCCCGGTGGCGCGCCTGGAGGCGGGCCGCGCGGCGTCGCAGTCGGCGGGCAGCGACCACCGCTGA
- a CDS encoding ROK family protein: protein MSGRNVTQTSAGELLELVRSGRATTRGALQQVTGLSRATVGQRLDRLFRAGWLREGAGGPVDSPLGGRPAITLEFDDAHAVVLAADLDTRHARAAVLSLTGEILAEHGGTLVVEDGPEPVLGELGRWFADLLQKSGHGADEVCGIGLAVPGPVDTDTGRVVQPPIMPGWDGYDIRGRLARSFTDHTGAAPVPVLVDNDANLMAYGEQRTGHPDCSAFVLVKVSTGIGAGVVVDGSVYRGIDGGAGDIGHIRVPEGADVLCRCGSYGCLAAVASGGAVARRLAEAGVAAASGSDVRELLAAGHPGAVGLAREAGRRVGDVLATVVTLLNPGVLMIAGDLAGTPFLTGVRELLYQRALPRSTARLDVVTSRLGERAGLVGAGALVVEHLYAPERVEERLRALGV from the coding sequence ATGTCCGGACGCAATGTGACCCAGACCAGCGCTGGCGAGCTGCTCGAACTCGTGCGCAGTGGCCGCGCCACCACCCGGGGCGCACTCCAGCAGGTCACCGGCCTGTCCCGGGCCACCGTCGGCCAGCGCCTCGACCGCCTGTTCCGCGCGGGCTGGCTGCGCGAGGGCGCCGGCGGCCCGGTGGACTCCCCGCTCGGCGGCCGCCCCGCCATCACCCTGGAGTTCGACGACGCACACGCGGTCGTCCTCGCCGCCGACCTCGACACCCGCCACGCCCGCGCGGCCGTCCTCTCCCTGACCGGCGAGATACTCGCCGAACACGGCGGCACCCTGGTCGTCGAGGACGGCCCGGAGCCGGTCCTCGGCGAACTCGGGCGTTGGTTCGCGGACTTGCTGCAGAAGTCCGGTCACGGCGCCGACGAGGTCTGCGGCATAGGCCTCGCCGTCCCCGGCCCGGTCGACACCGACACCGGCCGGGTCGTCCAGCCCCCGATCATGCCGGGCTGGGACGGCTACGACATACGCGGCCGCCTGGCCAGGTCGTTCACCGACCACACGGGCGCCGCGCCCGTCCCCGTCCTCGTCGACAACGACGCGAACCTGATGGCGTACGGCGAGCAGCGCACCGGCCACCCGGACTGCTCGGCGTTCGTCCTCGTCAAGGTCTCCACCGGCATCGGCGCGGGCGTCGTCGTGGACGGCTCGGTCTACCGGGGCATCGACGGCGGCGCCGGGGACATCGGCCACATCCGGGTGCCGGAGGGCGCCGACGTGCTGTGCCGGTGCGGTTCCTACGGCTGTCTGGCCGCCGTCGCCAGCGGGGGCGCCGTGGCCCGGCGGCTGGCCGAGGCCGGGGTGGCGGCGGCGTCCGGTTCGGACGTCCGGGAGTTGCTGGCGGCCGGGCATCCGGGGGCGGTGGGCCTGGCACGGGAGGCCGGGCGCCGGGTCGGGGACGTCCTCGCGACGGTCGTGACGCTGCTGAACCCCGGCGTGCTGATGATCGCGGGGGATTTGGCCGGAACGCCCTTCCTGACCGGCGTACGGGAACTGCTGTACCAGCGGGCGCTGCCGCGCTCCACGGCCCGGCTGGACGTCGTGACCTCGCGGTTGGGGGAGCGGGCGGGGCTGGTGGGGGCGGGTGCGCTGGTGGTGGAGCACCTGTACGCGCCGGAGCGGGTGGAGGAGCGGCTGCGGGCGCTGGGGGTGTGA
- a CDS encoding amylo-alpha-1,6-glucosidase yields MTDRHHLLVHGGTFAAVGDGGDISGVRGGSSPDGLFVRDARHLSRWQLTVDGAVPEALSPVADGDTARCVLVPRGGRQEPSAYAIFREQAVGDSSFVELLRVTSNRPVPVTVRLALTVDADFTDQFELRSDHRTYAKTGAVRSRQVVEDGVEFTYQRGEWRSRTTVTADPAPDAVEETGTGARRLVWALDLEPHDTAELTLRVIARPHGERRALRVPRSPDAVNEQLLSMEGRFVEGVAFPTGWPELAAACARGLADLAALQVPATGPDGEELRVPAAGAPWFLTLLGRDALLTSLFALPYHPQLAAATLPALAATQATGTKTGSVAQPGKIVHEVRHGELAHFGQVPYGRYYGSVDATPLFLVLLGAYVEQTGDTGLARRLEPHARAAVGWMLDHGGLTSRGYLVYRADQGGLANQNWKDSPGAICSADGTRPTGPVMAAGAQGYAYDALRRTAWLARTVWDDKTYAALLEQAAGDLRDRFQRDFWMPDRSFPALALDGDGRPLDALASDAGHLLWSGLLDKEYGEVVGRRLLEPDFFSGWGVRTLAAGQPAYHPLSYHRGSVWPHDNALITLGLARYGLHDEARTVAHALVDAATATGHRLPEVLAGYGRDTHAEPVPYPHACVRESRSAAAPLALLTAVGGA; encoded by the coding sequence ATGACGGACCGGCATCATCTGCTCGTGCACGGCGGGACGTTCGCCGCCGTCGGCGACGGCGGGGACATCAGCGGCGTGCGGGGCGGCAGCTCACCGGACGGCCTGTTCGTACGCGACGCCCGGCATCTGAGCCGCTGGCAGCTCACCGTCGACGGGGCCGTGCCCGAGGCCTTGAGCCCCGTCGCCGACGGCGACACCGCCCGCTGTGTTCTCGTCCCGCGCGGCGGCCGGCAGGAGCCCTCGGCGTACGCGATCTTCCGCGAACAGGCCGTCGGGGACAGCTCGTTCGTTGAGCTGCTGCGCGTCACCAGCAACCGCCCGGTGCCGGTCACGGTCCGCCTCGCGCTCACCGTCGACGCCGACTTCACCGACCAGTTCGAGCTGCGCTCCGACCACCGCACGTACGCCAAGACCGGCGCGGTCCGCTCCCGCCAGGTCGTCGAGGACGGTGTGGAGTTCACCTACCAGCGGGGGGAGTGGCGGTCCCGGACGACGGTGACCGCCGACCCCGCCCCGGACGCCGTGGAGGAGACCGGCACCGGCGCCCGCCGCCTCGTATGGGCCCTCGATCTGGAACCGCACGACACGGCCGAACTGACCCTCCGTGTCATCGCCCGCCCGCACGGCGAGCGGCGCGCGCTGCGCGTGCCCCGCTCCCCCGACGCCGTCAACGAGCAACTCCTCTCCATGGAGGGCAGGTTCGTGGAGGGCGTCGCCTTCCCGACCGGCTGGCCGGAGCTGGCGGCGGCCTGCGCGCGGGGCCTCGCCGACCTCGCCGCGCTCCAGGTGCCGGCCACCGGCCCGGACGGCGAGGAGCTGCGCGTCCCGGCCGCCGGAGCGCCCTGGTTCCTGACCCTGCTGGGCCGCGACGCCCTCCTGACCTCCCTCTTCGCCCTCCCTTATCACCCGCAGCTCGCCGCCGCCACCCTCCCCGCCCTCGCCGCCACCCAGGCGACCGGCACGAAAACCGGCTCGGTCGCGCAGCCCGGCAAGATCGTGCACGAGGTGCGGCACGGCGAGCTGGCCCACTTCGGGCAGGTGCCGTACGGGCGTTACTACGGCTCGGTCGACGCCACCCCGCTGTTCCTGGTCCTCCTGGGGGCGTACGTCGAACAGACCGGGGACACCGGCCTCGCCCGCCGCCTGGAGCCGCACGCCCGCGCGGCGGTCGGCTGGATGCTGGACCACGGCGGGCTGACCTCGCGCGGCTACCTGGTCTACCGCGCCGACCAGGGCGGCCTCGCCAACCAGAACTGGAAGGACTCCCCCGGCGCCATCTGCTCCGCCGACGGCACCCGCCCGACCGGCCCGGTGATGGCCGCGGGCGCCCAGGGCTACGCGTACGACGCGCTGCGCCGCACGGCATGGCTGGCCCGCACGGTGTGGGACGACAAGACGTACGCGGCGCTGCTGGAGCAGGCGGCCGGTGATCTGCGCGACCGTTTCCAGCGGGACTTCTGGATGCCGGACCGGTCCTTCCCCGCCCTCGCGCTGGACGGCGACGGCCGCCCGCTGGACGCGCTGGCCTCGGACGCCGGGCATCTGCTGTGGTCCGGGCTGCTCGACAAGGAGTACGGCGAGGTCGTCGGCCGGCGGCTCCTGGAACCCGACTTCTTCTCCGGCTGGGGCGTGCGCACACTGGCGGCCGGGCAGCCGGCGTACCACCCGCTGTCGTACCACCGCGGCTCGGTCTGGCCGCACGACAACGCGCTGATCACCCTCGGCCTGGCCCGCTACGGTCTGCACGACGAGGCCCGTACGGTCGCCCACGCGCTGGTCGACGCGGCGACCGCGACCGGGCACCGGCTGCCGGAGGTGCTCGCCGGGTACGGCCGGGACACGCACGCCGAGCCGGTGCCGTATCCGCACGCGTGTGTACGGGAGTCACGGTCGGCGGCGGCACCGCTGGCGCTGCTGACGGCGGTCGGCGGCGCGTGA
- a CDS encoding MGH1-like glycoside hydrolase domain-containing protein, giving the protein MDRIAQVTDRPTQRAIAYDPGAEPQSPHLRAERVLAGNWTGTSTVPSRGLYPHQWSWDSGFIAIGLRHVSPLRAQTELETLLAAQWGDGRIPHIVFNPSVPLDAYFPSPDFWRSSTAGRAAGAPRTVQTSGIVQPPVHALAAWLVHCADPGLSRARGFLAGVYPRLAAWHRYLLHRRDLGGAGLASVVHPWEQGMDNSPCWDAPLARVTPAPARSFRRADLDHGAPEDRPTDLDYGRYVRLATDYRERGYADGPGDFAVEDPAFNALLIASEHALARIARELGATGTARHARAERLTGVLIERLWDPEAGMFLCRDLRGGECRGLRGKYQDRRGECRDLRGGERRDPHSHECQHPRGECRDPRGGERRDPHSHECQHPRGECRDPHGSECRDLRGGEVIPERSVSGLIPLLLPALPRGIAAALVRTLDGPHFGARLVPSYDLLGEAFDPHRYWRGPAWFNTGWLVERGLRVHGATERADALRDAMIDTADASGFAEYVDPHTGEACGATGFSWTAALTLDLLQAKGANGAKGGDRG; this is encoded by the coding sequence GTGGATCGCATCGCCCAAGTCACCGACCGGCCGACCCAGCGCGCGATCGCATACGATCCCGGCGCGGAGCCCCAGTCACCGCACCTCAGGGCCGAGCGCGTACTGGCGGGCAACTGGACCGGAACGTCGACCGTGCCCTCGCGCGGGCTGTATCCGCACCAGTGGTCCTGGGACTCGGGGTTCATCGCGATCGGGCTGCGGCACGTGTCGCCGTTACGGGCACAGACGGAGCTGGAGACGCTGCTGGCCGCGCAGTGGGGCGACGGGCGGATCCCGCACATCGTCTTCAACCCCTCCGTGCCCCTGGACGCGTACTTCCCGAGCCCCGACTTCTGGCGCTCCTCGACCGCGGGGCGCGCTGCGGGCGCCCCGCGCACCGTACAGACCTCCGGCATCGTGCAGCCACCGGTGCACGCGCTGGCGGCATGGCTGGTGCACTGCGCCGACCCGGGGCTGTCGCGGGCGCGCGGCTTTCTCGCCGGGGTGTATCCGCGGCTGGCGGCCTGGCACCGCTATCTGCTGCACCGGCGTGACCTGGGCGGCGCCGGGCTCGCGTCGGTGGTGCACCCCTGGGAGCAGGGCATGGACAACAGCCCCTGCTGGGACGCCCCGCTCGCCCGCGTCACCCCGGCCCCGGCCCGCTCCTTCCGCCGCGCCGACCTCGACCACGGCGCACCCGAGGACCGGCCGACGGATCTGGACTACGGGCGGTATGTGCGGCTGGCGACGGACTACCGGGAGCGGGGATACGCCGACGGGCCGGGCGACTTCGCGGTGGAGGACCCGGCGTTCAACGCCCTGCTGATCGCCTCGGAGCACGCGCTGGCGCGGATCGCACGGGAGCTCGGCGCGACGGGCACGGCCCGGCACGCACGCGCGGAGCGGCTGACCGGGGTGCTGATCGAACGGCTGTGGGATCCGGAAGCGGGGATGTTCCTCTGCCGGGACTTGCGGGGCGGCGAGTGCCGGGGCCTGCGCGGCAAGTACCAGGACCGGCGCGGCGAATGCCGGGACCTGCGCGGCGGCGAACGCCGAGACCCGCACAGCCACGAGTGCCAGCACCCGCGCGGCGAATGCCGAGACCCGCGCGGCGGCGAACGCCGAGACCCGCACAGCCACGAGTGCCAGCACCCGCGCGGCGAATGCCGAGACCCGCACGGCAGCGAATGCCGGGACCTGCGCGGCGGCGAAGTGATCCCCGAGCGCAGTGTCTCCGGTCTCATCCCCCTGCTCCTGCCCGCCCTCCCCCGCGGCATCGCCGCCGCACTCGTGCGCACGCTCGACGGGCCGCACTTCGGGGCCCGCCTCGTGCCCAGTTACGACCTGCTCGGTGAGGCCTTCGACCCGCACCGGTACTGGCGTGGGCCCGCGTGGTTCAACACGGGCTGGCTGGTGGAGCGCGGGCTCAGGGTGCACGGCGCGACCGAGCGGGCCGACGCCCTGCGCGACGCGATGATCGACACCGCCGACGCCTCCGGGTTCGCGGAGTACGTGGACCCGCACACCGGCGAGGCCTGCGGGGCGACCGGCTTCAGCTGGACCGCCGCGCTCACGCTCGACCTACTTCAAGCCAAGGGTGCCAACGGAGCCAAGGGAGGGGACCGGGGATGA
- a CDS encoding CDP-alcohol phosphatidyltransferase, producing the protein MAVFTRQPRHTTDDAPDDTEPPAPAGRLTRWRAAHPTATRVLGRTATGLSAALVLIALLMPNTLETLGPGTFLRIPVEAIISAALLLVLPRRPRLVAAVVAGLGLAVLTALNLLDIGFNEYLGRGFNLILDWGLLDDAQSYMEDAMGRAGAVALAIGAVALVVLVCALMTLATVRLSNVLVRHRTVAVRSTLAAGVVWTLTYALGLQFAGLPIAADNAAALTEGRAERVQATLRDEAAFAREARTDAFAATPGEQLVPDLRGKDVIFTFIESYGRKAIEDPLISPGVRRTLDTSTDALTKAGFAAKSGWLTSATFGGSSWLGHSTFLSGLWIDSQQRYATVTSGDHLTLTKAFQKTGAWQTVGIMPGVQKGWPEAEFYGLDDVYDAFELGYKGPKFSWSTMPDQYTLEAFQRLVHGKKRDKPLMAEVILTSSHQPWSPLPKMVDWEDLGDGSLFGPIQKAGTNPADIIADSTRSKQEYGKSVEYSVTSLTQWLQRYGTEDTVLVFLGDHQPIVRVSGYDAGRDVPVSIVAKDPKVLDRIAGWGWSDGLRPAQDAPVWKMSDFRDRFLTAYGSTPSGKTG; encoded by the coding sequence GTGGCTGTCTTCACGCGTCAACCACGGCACACGACCGATGACGCACCGGACGACACCGAGCCCCCGGCCCCCGCAGGCCGCCTCACCCGCTGGCGCGCCGCCCACCCCACCGCCACCCGCGTCCTGGGCCGCACCGCCACCGGCCTGTCCGCGGCCCTGGTCCTGATCGCGCTGCTGATGCCCAACACCCTGGAGACCCTCGGCCCGGGCACGTTCCTCCGCATCCCGGTGGAGGCGATCATCAGCGCCGCCCTGCTGCTGGTGCTGCCGCGCCGCCCCCGGCTGGTGGCGGCCGTCGTCGCCGGACTCGGGCTCGCCGTGCTGACCGCGCTGAACCTGCTCGACATCGGCTTCAACGAATACCTCGGCCGGGGCTTCAACCTCATCCTCGACTGGGGCCTGCTCGACGACGCCCAGTCGTACATGGAGGACGCGATGGGCAGGGCCGGGGCCGTCGCGCTCGCGATCGGCGCCGTCGCCCTCGTCGTCCTCGTGTGCGCGCTGATGACGCTGGCGACGGTCCGGCTGAGCAACGTACTCGTCCGGCATCGCACGGTCGCCGTCCGGTCGACGCTCGCCGCCGGCGTCGTATGGACGCTGACGTACGCGCTGGGCCTGCAGTTCGCCGGTCTGCCGATCGCGGCCGACAACGCGGCGGCGCTGACGGAGGGCCGGGCGGAGCGGGTGCAGGCGACGCTGCGGGACGAGGCGGCGTTCGCCCGGGAGGCGCGGACGGACGCGTTCGCCGCCACCCCCGGCGAGCAGCTCGTACCGGATCTGCGCGGCAAGGACGTCATCTTCACCTTCATCGAGTCCTACGGCCGCAAGGCCATCGAGGATCCGCTGATCTCACCCGGCGTCCGCCGGACCCTCGACACCAGCACCGATGCGCTGACCAAGGCGGGTTTCGCCGCGAAGAGCGGCTGGCTGACCTCCGCGACCTTCGGGGGCAGCAGCTGGCTCGGGCACTCCACGTTCCTGTCCGGACTGTGGATCGACAGCCAGCAGCGCTACGCGACCGTCACCTCCGGGGACCACCTCACCCTCACCAAGGCGTTCCAGAAGACCGGTGCCTGGCAGACCGTCGGGATCATGCCGGGGGTGCAGAAGGGCTGGCCGGAGGCGGAGTTCTACGGGTTGGACGATGTGTACGACGCCTTCGAACTCGGCTACAAGGGCCCGAAGTTCAGCTGGTCGACGATGCCGGACCAGTACACGCTGGAGGCGTTCCAGCGGCTGGTGCACGGCAAGAAGCGCGACAAGCCGCTGATGGCGGAGGTCATCCTGACGTCCAGTCACCAGCCGTGGTCGCCGCTGCCGAAAATGGTCGACTGGGAGGACCTCGGCGACGGCTCGCTCTTCGGCCCCATCCAGAAGGCGGGCACGAATCCGGCGGACATCATCGCCGACAGCACCCGCTCGAAGCAGGAGTACGGCAAGTCCGTCGAGTACTCCGTGACCAGCCTCACCCAGTGGCTTCAGCGCTACGGCACCGAGGACACCGTCCTCGTCTTCCTCGGCGACCACCAGCCCATCGTCCGGGTCAGCGGCTACGACGCCGGCCGGGACGTGCCGGTGTCGATCGTCGCCAAGGACCCGAAGGTGCTGGACAGGATCGCCGGCTGGGGCTGGTCGGACGGGCTGCGGCCGGCGCAGGACGCGCCGGTGTGGAAGATGAGCGACTTCCGGGACCGCTTCCTGACGGCATATGGCTCGACGCCGTCGGGAAAGACCGGCTGA